In the genome of Lactuca sativa cultivar Salinas chromosome 3, Lsat_Salinas_v11, whole genome shotgun sequence, the window TATAATGATTATTAGTAGAGTTGGAGAGAAAAATAAGAAGTTTAAAGAAGTCATTATTTGGTTTTTGAAAAATGATGGTTTGTGTCTCCCTAATTTATACTTGACcctttattctttttatttttatttcaccTAACGTCATGCTTTTCAAGTCAAGTCAAGTCAATGTCAACAAAGAAATGTATCACTTTGAATTGTATTACTTATGACCAtctaagaagaaaaaaaaaatgttcacaTTGTGTGTATACGTATGGGTCCTACAGAAGAACTGAATTTGGTGCAATGACTACAAAATTCATTGGTAAAATAAATAATAAGCTTTTCACATTTGACTTCTTTCACTACTGAAAATCTTGAAGCATGGAACAAGTCATGACAATGTATGAAACGTCATCAGCGAATTAGACAGTGTTATGATCATTCAATTCCTTTTTACAATTATTTTGCTACAATCGTTCCTGTTTCATGGTATTCAATTTCAATATCAAGTTCAGCTCATAATCAATGGTGTTCAATCAGTCCTTTATCCCTCCTCTCATTTAGCCAATTACATACCATCGTTGAGCCTGCATATTTTGTATGTTCATCAAATTTTGGTTCTCAATTTTTCATCTTACCGTTGTTATCTTCACATGACTGATCAAGATTTTTTTTCAtgcaaatttaaacaaataaatttggtTGAAGTATTTGATCGAACAGTTGGGCTGCATAGTACCTGGAATGAAATCGCTCATCAACTAATGTACTTCAAGAGCTTTTATCACTCAATATATCCGGAATGGGTTGTGTTCATCACCATATTAACCTGCGAATTGTTAAATCATCTCACTCGAGCTAGATCAAACTACATTTCCATCGATTCAAGGCTCCCATAATGCATCATCAGATTTGTAGTAGAGATGAGAACTGATGTATGAATGTTTATCTCGTCTTGAAACAATGGAGATGAGAACTGAAATTGGGTTTTTATTTTGCTTTTTGGAGATGGAATCGATTTTCTTGTATGAAGAACTAAGTAAATCTTGCGAAGTTCCCTCCGCTACTGCTTTCACTCGATTCCTCTTAAGCTGGATTTATAGCAATGGAATTAAAGCCATATGAGATATTGAGCAACAAAATATcctggaaaaataacaaaaagaaagtAAATTAGCTATTCAAGATACTAAGGTCCCTTATTCCCAATTTGCCCTCCAACAGAAAAGATGCTAATTGGTGTTACCCGTGTTTCCCTTTTACCCCATTTCATCTAGAATAAGTGTATTGCATTGGTGGTGTAGCATTATCcctcaataaaaaaaattattttcaaaattaaagaaattGATTAAACTATAATACACATACATAATGGATTATCATGTAATATGACTATGATTCTAGAATCTAGAACCCACTAGTATTATGCAATGATATTGATATGTTAGCTAACATTACACTTTCAGATGAACTAAATTTGCTTGTTATTATAGATACTTAATTTTCTTATGATCTATTTGCAAAACAAATTTCTCAACATTTGATATCATgtcattgaaaaaaaaattgatgctCATAAATGTGGAGAACCCTTGTTTTAGTTCGATTGTAATAATTTTCATAAATTACAGAATTACCAATCTCTTCCATGATCTGTTGGGATCCGATGAAACTAATTAATGACCTATAGCACTTATACATTGTAATTTTCAAGTAAATGATAACTTAAGAAACAAACCTTGATTCCGATTACCAATCTGTTGGAGATTAGGCCAATGCAGCTCACAATATGCCCGGATTCCCCTTTTACCCCCGCCCCCGTTcccccgcccccgattgattttggggtACCTTATTTGGACTAAAAGATTTTCTTGTTTGggctaaaagaaactattttttggGTAGCAAATAGTTATTTATACcataattttacatgttaaaaacaacttaaaaacatgttttttgttgaatttttgtacgtaaaaatcattttatcgtatattatatttatataattaaaatattttaatatatataatttattaacggggcCCCCACGGGGGTTTCTGGACGGGACTGCCAACCCCCACCCCCGAAATTAAAACATGGGTTAACCTTGCCCCCACCCCCGCCTTTGTCCCCGATTTTTTTCAACAAATGCCCCCATACGggacaccccccccccccagatCGGGGTCCCacgagactttttgacatccctaatcCATCcccgatgtaataagttcaagttCAAGTCCAGCCAATCTTatgtttttacttttttttaaaaaaaacatgaCTCCCTCTCAATCTTTTAGATATAAGAATTGATTTTCATGGAACTCTCAAAAAGACCCAAAAACATTGCAACACAACAAAAATAaagcaaaataaaaggaaaagtgGAAAGAAAATACTCCTTAGTTGCCTCTCGATTAGCCGACCTTGTTTAAAGTCTTTGGCTCGACTTGGCCACTGGAATATGTTATTCTTCGAATGTTAGGGCTCTCCAACTCAGTAAACTTCTTACTACTTCCTCAAATGGGACACTTATCTTGTACCTAACTTTCTTTTTGCTTGGGAACCATACTAGACTTAGACCCTTGATGAAAACAATCATCCAACTGACCCCTTTCATGTACTTTTCCAATAAGGTGGTCAACTCTTCCTTCTTTTATAGGGTGGTTGAGTTGATGACTAATTGGGTGTCTTCCTTCTCGGGATATGTATCCTTTAAAGGGTATGACATATTTACCGTTTTTGGCTCTAGTGGTTGGTCTACCAGTGAAAGGATTTTCTCATTGGTAGTGGGTGGTTGAGCCTCTCTTTCTTCAACCTCCAACACCTCCTCTATAATTTCCATGTCAGACTTCTCAATTTCTACTTCTTCATCGAAAACGATAtccacttctacttcttcctCCTCTTCCATGTCTTCAAATTGCATTCTTGGGGTTATCAAAAATTTTCCCATCATTCAAGGTGATGGCAGAAACAGTATGCCTTGGGTCCTTTTCAATATGGATTGTAATTTACCTTGAGTTTCCAATATACTCACAGATTGAGCAAGGTGTGCATCCTCaaagcttttgaggctagctttggTTGTTTTTGGAAGATTTGGGTAGTATCGAcaatgcttttcacaatgtcTTCCAAGGACATGCTCAACATTTCATTTTGTTGAGGATATGAAAGATATGGTTGTTGGAACTGTGGAGTTTATTGGCATTGGTCAtttccccaagcttggttgttgtcccaccattgatcataTTGAGGTTGATCATAACTCATTGGTTTGGCTAGTAGTACCTTCCCATTTCTTTCACTTCTTCAtattctccttgtaaatatggacacataTTGGTTGGGTGTCCCACTTGAGTGCAAATACCACACAGACGGGGTATGGTTTGTACACATTTGTCATTTCCAATCATCATAACTTTTGagaatcatattatgcaatataATACAAATATACATAACCCCACTCGTTTTCTTCTCTTTCATATAAGTTGCAAGATATTTAAGTATATGCCAATGTTTTTTAAGAGCGCAAAACGCTCGTTCAACATCCTTTCTTGCCTTGTCTTGATCTCTCTTAAACTTCAACCTTTTGCGATCATTTGGAAAAGACAATGACTTTACAAAACAAGCACGCACCGGATAGATCTCATCCACAAGATAATACTCGTACCTATATGACATTCCACGTACTGCAAAGGAAGAATATGGTGCAGTCTTATTGACACATCGTCGAAAACGGAGACATGTTAAGAACATTAATGTCATTGAGGGAACCAGCTGAACCAAATAATGCATGCCATATCCACAAATCATGTGAGGCCACCGCTTCAAGTATGATAGTTGGATAAGCATGATCGCTTCAGGTGTATTGGCCTTGTGAGGCCACCCCTTCCTAACATTTCAGGGATGCCGTGCACGTTCGATTGATGAGCATATAACTGTTGGACGTTACTATATCATGTTTGCGCAAATATCATGGACCATACAATCTCGTGACATACCAACAAAATTTGTGAAGGCTTTATAATGTCGTATGTTTGGATATCCTAAGATTCTCATCTGCTGCATCAGTGAAAGTGGCATATGATAATCGACGAAGTGCAGTGGTGCATTTTTGTAAATGAGTAAAACCAACTGTACCTCTAGCATCTACACGTTGCTGAAATTATGGACAAACTGTTGTGACGTCGTTGACGATACACAAAAACGATGTTTATGCATACGGAACCGTCGGCAAAAGTAATATCCTTGAAAAGTCGCAATTTCATTAAAATAATCTTGCAAGAGGCTTTAATTAACCGTCTCACGATGTCTTTGTATGTACCTTCTTTTTCTCTAACATGCATTATCCGTTTTCATAGTTCTTCTATCTAATTTTAGCCTATTGAATGGCATCTATGGTTTGAAGGAGGTTTTGATGTGGTAAATGAAGGAATCTTAGGTTATATTTATaggtattaaaaaaaaaattaaatttaaaccaaagAACCATTTTTCATGGGTTGAAGAAAGATGGTCAAACTCGGTAATTTCTCGCCCGTACTCGTGCCGAACCGAGGTGGTGGCAGGGTGTTCGCCGAGGCCACCTCGGATTTGCCGAGTTGCACGCTCCTTGAAGTCTTACAACGATCACTGATCGGCCCTCATAACCATGGCTATTCTCTTCGTCGATTCTCATATCGGGCAGCTTGCTCCCTGATTTCCCATGCCCCCGCCCACGGCCCTCCTTGTCCATTCCCATGTTGGTCAATTCCCATGTGCAGAAACCACAACCAAATCATCTGAATCCCTTATTATCCTACAAATTCGTTTTCATCTATCAGAAATTGATACCAAATCACTTGACCCGATCAAAATCGCAGAgaatttattttgtaaacaaaTTGGCGACTTTTCGTCAGGATCATTTCCATAGTAGAAGCAGAGCGGTTGAAGTATTCATCATAATTGAGTTGATATGAAATTAGTAGGTATGTATTGGTTTCTTTCCTTGTTTTCCTTCACTATTTTACTTCCAAACACTCCTTTGTATCTAATGCATATTAAGTGTTTGACGAAATGCCTaactgattttatttatttatttatttatttatttatttatttatttatttttaatttaatgcaATATTAGCTCTATGGTTTGTTAATACCGAGGTGTTCTGAATTCATAGACTATTAAAAAAACAAAGAATACTTACAGGAAATAAGTACTGATCTCCAAATATTCGTCAATTCTTACAAAAAAATTGTACACACCCAATACAATATGAGAGAAGTAATGGTTCCTAGGCAGTGCGATTATTATGTTAGCTAACATTACATTTTCAGATTAACTAAATTTGCTTCTTACTATAGCTAGTTAATTTTCTTATGATGTGTTTGCAAAAAAATTGATCAACATCAAATATCttgtctttgattttttttttattcaattctcATCAAAGTAACAATATTCGTAAATTAAACAAATTGCAATTTCTTCCATGATGTATTGAGAATCAGTGAAACTAAGATGATATATAGCACTTATACGTTGTATTTTTCAAGTAAATAATTACATAAGAAATAGATCCTGATTACCAACCTGCTGGTGATTACGCCAATGGCAACTCACTAGAGTCTCATGAACCCCTATAAACATAGAGACTagcatataaatattaaaatatacatTGCTAGAAAGGATATTGCATTATCCAGAAATAGGTGTAAATGAATGAACCTTAACTTTGCTTAGTGCATTAATGGCTATATGATAATTCCATGATTATTAGGCAACTTTTGATGGTGATTCTTCTGAATTATGTGTGCTAGAACTCATAATCGCAATCTCAACCTTGTTCTTTGGAATATGGCATGACATGGATATAACATTAATTGATTTAATGTGTCAAAAAAAGAAAGACTCAAGTTTGACTTCAGACAAAGAGAGTAAGCAGAGACTAAAGGTACTCTGTTTGGTTTTTTAGTAGCACGTCTTCCATTCAAATTAACAGCCGATTGCATGTAAATTGCTTTGAAATGCAAAACttctttttaatatttaaagttgtCATCTTTGTAAAGAAATTTTTTAtctataatataaaatataaatatctatTTCCTAATACAAAATTTGTATATATGAATGAGTAATGTAGCATAGGCGGTATATagcatcaaaatcataaaattatgTTACCGAATTGCCTACAATCTTTGGCAACTCTCTTGAATTTGAATTTTATGGTATAGAGTTTGGTGGCCAAAGTAAATACATAAAACACAAAtattttgttgaaattttttCAGGGTAACTAATTATTCCACATCAATTGATAGGAATTTCGTATTTGGAATTAAGATGATTTGCAACTAATACAAACTGCAAATGTTCTCTACATATTGTTTAAAACTCTATTGGTGTTTGTTTTTCGGTCGTTATTATTTGACATACATTGTAGAAAATAATTTATCATATGTAATTAATCTACCATTGTTATTTTTGCTACTTGTTACATTTATTGGAAATCCAAGTGATGGAAAAATTTGTTGCTAAATTTCACCTGAAAATAAATCAGGTGAAAGGTCGGTGCTAAATTTCAGACAAAGTTTATGTAGCTTATCCGTCGTGAAGTATTAAGCAATAGATTTGTCCTTGACTCATACATGATTTTCCATAAGTGAAGCGTCTAAAAGGATAGCAATCTTCACTGTCTTATTTGTTTATCTACTACATAATAATTTAAGAAAACATATGAGAAGTATTATAACAAAAAGGCATTCAACTAAATACATATTATGAGGGTGcatataaggaacattataaaAGCAAATAACATTGAAAGTACACCAATATCAAGCCTTCATCAACAGATTTGAAACTTGGCGCATTGTTGGCCTTTCTTGtggatttgagttcaaacatGCTCTCGAGAGATTCAGTACCAAATTAACCTGTTTTTCAACTTGTGGTGAAGGAAGTGGAATCCGACTATCTCCAACATTTGCTAACACCAGATAATCAACAGACAATGTTGGTAGTTCACCAGGATGCTTTCCCATCATCACTTCTAGTGCAACAATCCCAAAGCTATACACATCACATTTCTCAGTTGCCACCATCGTATAAGCAAGCTCTACATCCAAAGAAACATaggaaaaaaacaaaaagaaaactaCATCAACCCCACAAGATTCTAACAtggatacatatatatacatatacttattcatatatctCATGAAACTTAAGAAAATATAGAACTAGCAGCACAAAATTACATTACCTGGCGCGATATAACCATATGTTCCTACAGTTGCGGTCCAGTTGGATGAGTCTAGCTTTAAAAGTTTGGATGTGCCAAAATCAGAAATATGTGCCTCATAATCAGAATCAAGAAGGATGTTGGAAATGGAAATGTCTCTATGAATTATAGGAGGTGAGCAGTCGTGATGCATATAAGCTAAACCATTAGCTACACTTGTTACAATATTTACCCttttcaaccaatccaattctcTTGCTAAGATATCGTTTCTTAAAATTGATCCAAGGCTTCCCTTTTCAAGGTGTTCGTAAATCAAAAAGGAGTGGCGGACATGTGAGCAATATCCATAGAGTTTCACTATGTTTCGATGCCTTATGTTCGTTAGTGCTCATACCTCATTAAGGAATCCATTATGATCAACATTCTCAAATGACGAGTGAAGTTTCTTGACGGCTACCACATTGTTAGGTTGTAGCTGGGCTTTGTACACAGTTCCATATCCTCCGGTCCCAATAGAGTATGCTTCATCAAAATTATTCGTTGCTTTCAAGATTTCATCGTACACTACTCCTCCATCAAAACTTGTTATGGAGAAATAATCACCACCTTCTTTGTCCAATGGTTTCTGTGGAGAATGTCTCTTTTGTTTTCGATAAGCAATGAGGCCATATGTGAATATACCAAGTAAAACTACCGCGATAAGAGGCCAGAGTATTACAAGGATGAGTCAATGATGAAAGTGATCTTTTTTCTTCTTCATAATTTGATTTGCACAAAGTTTTAGTCCTGTAAAATTTCCACACAAACCTGGATTGCCTTGTATGGACGCATTCACAAAGTTGGGGCTTCGGGGAACCGGACCTGAAAGCTCATTGTAAGAAAGGTTGATATCAATTCCACGAGGCAAACTTGTAAAAGCATCAGGAATAGAGCCAGATAGTCTATTGTGAGAAAGATCCAGCTTTTGCAAACTTTGCAAACCTTGAACTTCAGATGGTATCTCTTCTGTAAGCAAATTCCGAGATAAATCAAGTTCTGTAAGTTGAACTAATTTACCAATCTCAGATGGAATTTTCTCAAAAAGCTGGTTATTACTAAGATTCAAGTGGTGGATGTGTGACCAATGACCAATACTTTTAGGTATCGACCCAGTCAATCTATTTCCAGAGAGATCAAGTTCTTCAAGGTGTTCGTAGAATTGAAGCTCCAGAGGTATAATGCCTGAAAGTTGGTTATCAGACAAGTACAAATACAACATACTTTTCATCTTCCCAAAGTCCTTTGGGATCTCACCAACCAAATGATTCGAAGACAAATCAAGTCTTTGTAGTTGAGTGGAATTTCCAAACTCCGGAGGAATGGAACCACTAAGTTGATTGTTGCTCATCCTAAGATCACTGAGAGACTTCAAATTCGTAAGTTGAATAGGAATGGGACCGTTGAGCTGATTATGGTACATATAAAGACCATTTAAAGATGTCAAATTACCAAATGATGAAGGGATAGAACCACTAAGTTGATTTCCGCTCACCGCAAGATGCGTGAGAGACTTCAAATTCCCAAGTTCAGTAGGAATAGGACCAGAAAAATTATTATCCTTGAGGATCAGCCATTGTAAGTTACCCAGGTTTCCTAGAGATGAAGGAATATAACCATTAAGTTGATTGTTACTCACCTCAAGATCAGTAAGAGACTCCAAACTCCCAAGTTCAATAGGAATGGGACCAGATAAATTATTCACTTGGAGGTACAGAGTCTCTAGGTTGCTGAGGTTTGATAATGATGAAGGAATAGAACCACTAAGTTGATTGTAGGCCACCACAAGATCCGTGAGAGATTTTAAATTCCCAAGCTCAGTAGGAATGGTACCAGAGAGTTGATTTTTGCCCAAATAAAGGGCATGCAAAGATGTCAAATCACCCAATGATGAGGGAATTGAACCGCTAAATTGATTACTAATCAGCTCAAGATTAGTGAGAGACTTTAAATTCCCAAGTTCTGTAGGAATGAGACCAGATAACTTATTCTCATTTAGGGACAAACGTTGTAGGTTACTCAGATTTGCTAGCGATAAAGGAATAGAACCACTAAGTTGGTTTTCACCCAAACTAAGATTAGTAAGAGACTTCAAATTCCCAAGTTCAATAGGAATGAGACCGGAGAGTTGATTTTGGCCCAAATAAAGGACACTCAAAGATGTCAAATCACCCAATGATGAAGGAATGGAACCACTAAGCCGATTCTCACCTACCTCAAGATTAATGAGTGACTTCAAATTCCCAAGTTCACTAGGAATCGGACCAGATAATCTATTCCCACCTAGGTACAGTTCCCGTAAGTTGCTCAGGTTTGCTAGTGATGAAGGAATAGAACTAGTAAGTTCATTGTAGCTCACAGCAAGATTAGTGACAGATTTTAAATTCCCAAGTTCATTAGGAATTGGACCAGAGAGTTGATTATGGTGCAAATAAAGGACATTCAAAGATGTCAAATCACCCAATGATGAAGGAATTGATCCAGATATATTGTTTGAGTATAGGTACAAGATGGTTAGCTGGTGCAGGTTTCCTATTTCAGGTGGGATTACCCTAGAAAATTTGTTCTCTGAAAAATCAAGATGGACAAGTTTGGACAGGAGTCCGATTTCTGGTGGGATGGGGCCAAAGAAGTTGTTCATACCGAGATCAAAATGCGTAAGTTTGTGTAGCAAAGAGAACGGAAATTGGTGGAGTGTACCTTTTATGCCGGATGAACTGAGGTTCAACCTGTGAATCCTGTAATTAGAATTGCAAACTATTCCAAACCAAGAAGAGCATGGATGTGATGCACTGGAATTCAAAGGGAGTGGAATCCATGAAGAGAGCACGGAGTTGATTGGGATTTCAAGGCTTGATTTCCATTTAATAAGAGCATTGCCTTCCTCCAAAGAAGCGGAAGCGAAATTTGTTATGAGGGAGAATGTGATGATTAGTAGAGCTAGAGAGAAAAATAAGACGTTTAAAGATGACATTATTTGCTTTGCCATGttgcttttaataaaaaaaaaaggatgGTTTTCATGTCCTAATTTATACTTGAGCTGTCTTTTTCTCTTGTTTTCTTATTCATGTCCTATGAAAGGAGATTTGGGCAATGTCATGTTTTTCCACATGGAGTGTCTTTTACGGTGTCAAATTTTCCACAAGGGAGTGTACTACACTTTGAATTCTATCTGTCATGACATTAATCATTTTTTCTTAGAACAATGAAATTCGTTGTATCATGAAATTTAGCAATGCGCTATGATTGCAAAAAGACAACCGTATTATATGTTATTTTTGGATTTAACATTCTAATAATATAACTTAACTTGATAATTTGGacatatttatttttgttttcagaTTATGCTAAATAGAAATTTCACTCAAACTGTGTTTTACTTCAAAACTGTGTGCATGGGTCCCTAAAAGGAATCTAAAAAGCAAATGCACATGATGTATTCCTTGAATGTGTGAATAAGAGTGTTGGGTACGACACATTTATTTCATCTCTTGACGCAACTAAAACTTCTTATACTTGCCTTGACTTAAAAATGGAGATTATTGAATAAAAGTTAAAATACAACGGTATTACTGTCTGTTTCTCATATTTTCCACCAGTGATTAGTTTACACAAATCTTTAGAGTTCTTCTGCATTCGTGATCAATTCTGTATCTTCGGGTACTTATCTTCACATAGAGTGACAAAATTAGCGACAAATTTTTTGATGGACTAGAAGTATACTATAACTTCATTAATCAAATTGTTACACATATTTAATTTTGTTTTCCAAGTAAATTCTAATAAAAGATTCATTCTTAAGGCAAATTTACCTATCAAATTTGAGAAACCTCCTACATTTTCTTCCTACTTATTTTTCTACCTATTTAAAATGTTGACATATGTCATATTTAGATAAGATTAATGATATTTTAGTACACTTGTCATTATTTCAAATGGGTAGGAAAATATATAGGAAGGAAAATAGGAGAAAGGTAAAATTAAATGTgtacttgtttgtttgtttgcttgttttttttttttttttttttttttttttttttttttttttttttttttttaaattcaaactGGACTTGCTATTATCGCTTGAAATTACAGAGGAGATGAACTTTAGAAAAGACAAAATTTAA includes:
- the LOC111920334 gene encoding probable leucine-rich repeat receptor-like protein kinase At1g35710; translation: MAKQIMSSLNVLFFSLALLIITFSLITNFASASLEEGNALIKWKSSLEIPINSVLSSWIPLPLNSSASHPCSSWFGIVCNSNYRIHRLNLSSSGIKGTLHQFPFSLLHKLTHFDLGMNNFFGPIPPEIGLLSKLVHLDFSENKFSRVIPPEIGNLHQLTILYLYSNNISGSIPSSLGDLTSLNVLYLHHNQLSGPIPNELGNLKSVTNLAVSYNELTSSIPSSLANLSNLRELYLGGNRLSGPIPSELGNLKSLINLEVGENRLSGSIPSSLGDLTSLSVLYLGQNQLSGLIPIELGNLKSLTNLSLGENQLSGSIPLSLANLSNLQRLSLNENKLSGLIPTELGNLKSLTNLELISNQFSGSIPSSLGDLTSLHALYLGKNQLSGTIPTELGNLKSLTDLVVAYNQLSGSIPSSLSNLSNLETLYLQVNNLSGPIPIELGSLESLTDLEVSNNQLNGYIPSSLGNLGNLQWLILKDNNFSGPIPTELGNLKSLTHLAVSGNQLSGSIPSSFGNLTSLNGLYMYHNQLNGPIPIQLTNLKSLSDLRMSNNQLSGSIPPEFGNSTQLQRLDLSSNHLVGEIPKDFGKMKSMLYLYLSDNQLSGIIPLELQFYEHLEELDLSGNRLTGSIPKSIGHWSHIHHLNLSNNQLFEKIPSEIGKLVQLTELDLSRNLLTEEIPSEVQGLQSLQKLDLSHNRLSGSIPDAFTSLPRGIDINLSYNELSGPVPRSPNFVNASIQGNPGLCGNFTGLKLCANQIMKKKKDHFHH